The Streptomyces achromogenes genome window below encodes:
- a CDS encoding serine/threonine-protein kinase: MRPVGSKYLLEEPLGRGATGTVWRARQRETAGAEAAVAGQPGETVAIKVLKEELANDPDVVMRFLRERSVLLRLTHPNIVRVRDLVVEGDLLALVMDLVDGPDLHRYLRENGPFTPVAAALLTAQVADALAASHADGVVHRDLKPANVLLMQNGGQMHPLLTDFGIARLADSPGLTRTSEFVGTPAYVAPESAEGRPQTSAVDIYGAGILLYELVTGRPPFSGGSALEVLHQHLNAEPRRPSTVPDPLWTVIERCLRKNPDDRPSAENLARGLRIVAEGIGVHANSMQIAAAEGVGHVLAPDPAPAAVPGGGYDPNAATSVLPHTGGPAGAADPTAVLPHTGGPQGAADPTAVLPPVPPGQYGGPTQPPEQPHPWQTQMQGARDRNEQTQVQQYLDPGEDPLRRRPQRQVSRQPQQPAQQPYQQQRPPQHQQQRPQPQAGYGYPGQQQQYAPAQQPQQQPQRYAPAPTPQQQPRQRPQAEPRPPREPRQRGANPMKIPGLGCLKGCLFTIVILFVAGWLVWELTPLQDWIGTGQSYWKLISGWFHDITGWIGELGSGSGGSGSGTG, encoded by the coding sequence GTGCGGCCGGTAGGCAGCAAGTACCTGCTCGAGGAGCCGCTCGGACGCGGCGCCACGGGCACCGTCTGGCGAGCCCGCCAGCGCGAGACCGCGGGCGCCGAGGCGGCCGTGGCCGGCCAGCCCGGGGAGACCGTCGCGATCAAGGTCCTCAAGGAGGAGCTCGCGAACGACCCCGACGTCGTGATGCGCTTCCTGCGGGAGCGGTCCGTGCTGCTGCGCCTGACCCACCCGAACATCGTCCGGGTCCGCGACCTGGTCGTCGAGGGCGACCTGCTGGCGCTGGTCATGGACCTCGTCGACGGCCCCGACCTGCACCGCTATCTGCGCGAGAACGGCCCCTTCACGCCCGTCGCCGCCGCCCTGCTGACCGCGCAGGTCGCCGACGCGCTCGCCGCCAGCCACGCCGACGGCGTCGTGCACCGAGACCTGAAGCCCGCCAACGTCCTGCTGATGCAGAACGGCGGGCAGATGCACCCGCTGCTCACGGACTTCGGCATCGCGCGCCTCGCCGACTCCCCGGGTCTGACCCGGACCAGCGAGTTCGTCGGCACGCCCGCCTACGTGGCCCCGGAGTCAGCCGAAGGCCGCCCGCAGACCTCCGCCGTCGACATCTACGGCGCCGGCATCCTGCTGTACGAGCTGGTCACCGGCCGTCCGCCGTTCTCCGGCGGCTCCGCGCTCGAGGTCCTGCACCAGCACCTGAACGCCGAGCCGCGCCGCCCTTCCACGGTCCCCGACCCGCTCTGGACGGTCATCGAGCGCTGCCTGCGCAAGAACCCCGACGACCGCCCGAGCGCCGAGAACCTCGCGCGCGGGCTGCGGATCGTCGCCGAGGGCATCGGCGTGCACGCCAACTCGATGCAGATCGCCGCGGCCGAAGGCGTCGGCCATGTGCTCGCGCCCGACCCGGCGCCCGCCGCCGTTCCGGGCGGCGGATACGACCCGAACGCCGCGACCAGCGTCCTGCCGCACACCGGTGGCCCGGCCGGCGCGGCCGACCCCACCGCCGTCCTGCCCCACACGGGCGGTCCGCAGGGCGCGGCCGACCCCACGGCCGTCCTGCCGCCGGTGCCGCCGGGCCAGTACGGCGGGCCGACGCAGCCGCCCGAGCAGCCGCACCCCTGGCAGACCCAGATGCAGGGCGCCCGCGACCGCAACGAGCAGACCCAGGTCCAGCAGTACCTCGACCCCGGCGAGGACCCGCTGCGCCGCCGCCCCCAGCGGCAGGTCTCCCGCCAGCCGCAGCAGCCGGCGCAGCAGCCCTACCAGCAGCAGCGGCCCCCGCAGCATCAGCAGCAGCGTCCGCAGCCGCAGGCCGGCTACGGGTACCCGGGACAGCAGCAGCAGTACGCGCCGGCCCAGCAACCGCAGCAGCAGCCCCAGCGGTACGCGCCGGCGCCCACGCCCCAGCAGCAGCCCCGCCAGCGGCCGCAGGCCGAGCCCCGGCCGCCGCGCGAGCCGCGTCAGCGCGGCGCCAACCCGATGAAGATCCCCGGGCTGGGCTGCCTGAAGGGCTGCCTGTTCACGATCGTCATCCTGTTCGTGGCCGGCTGGCTGGTCTGGGAGCTGACCCCGCTGCAGGACTGGATCGGTACGGGGCAGAGCTACTGGAAGCTGATCAGCGGCTGGTTCCACGACATCACCGGCTGGATCGGCGAGCTGGGATCGGGCTCCGGCGGAAGCGGAAGCGGAACAGGCTGA